In uncultured Fusobacterium sp., a single genomic region encodes these proteins:
- the nfo gene encoding deoxyribonuclease IV, giving the protein MTREERIKNKFVGAHVTTTGGVFNAPKNAKEIGARAFALFLKNQRRWDAKPYTDEDIAKFKKAMVENGYSADYVLPHDSYLINLGAEDTEKREKSLNAFIDEMKRCEALGLKYLNTHPGSHLNEISEEKCIENIADCINKAIDATEYAIVVLETTAGQGSNMGYKFEHIGKIIEKIENKDRVGVCIDTCHSLCAGYELKDEAGYENTMSEFEKHIGFKYLKAVHLNDSKFDTGTRKDRHDSIGKGVLGMEFFERLMNDPRFDNIPIILETIDDTIWKEEIELLYSLIK; this is encoded by the coding sequence ATGACTAGAGAAGAAAGAATTAAAAATAAATTTGTTGGAGCACATGTCACTACAACAGGAGGAGTTTTCAATGCTCCTAAAAATGCTAAGGAGATAGGAGCAAGAGCTTTTGCACTATTTCTAAAAAATCAAAGACGTTGGGATGCAAAACCATACACAGATGAAGATATAGCTAAATTTAAAAAAGCTATGGTTGAAAATGGTTATAGTGCTGATTATGTATTACCCCATGATAGCTATCTTATCAATTTAGGAGCAGAGGACACAGAAAAAAGAGAAAAATCATTAAATGCCTTTATTGATGAGATGAAAAGATGTGAAGCATTGGGGTTAAAATATCTAAATACACACCCAGGAAGTCACTTAAATGAGATCAGCGAGGAAAAGTGTATAGAAAATATTGCTGATTGTATCAACAAGGCTATTGATGCCACTGAGTATGCAATAGTTGTGTTGGAAACAACTGCTGGACAAGGTTCAAATATGGGATATAAATTTGAACATATTGGAAAGATAATTGAAAAAATTGAGAATAAAGATAGAGTTGGAGTATGTATTGACACTTGCCACTCTTTATGTGCTGGTTATGAGCTTAAAGATGAGGCTGGATATGAAAACACTATGTCAGAGTTTGAAAAGCATATAGGGTTTAAATATCTAAAAGCTGTACATCTAAATGATTCTAAATTTGATACTGGAACTAGAAAAGATAGACATGACAGCATAGGGAAAGGTGTTCTAGGAATGGAGTTTTTTGAAAGACTTATGAATGACCCTAGATTTGATAATATACCTATTATTCTTGAAACAATTGATGATACTATTTGGAAAGAGGAGATTGAACTTTTATATAGTTTGATTAAATAA
- the hdcA gene encoding histidine decarboxylase, pyruvoyl type — MEKERKVRAPRIDKTAISPYENYCDGYGAPGAQGNGYVSVLKVSVGTVEKTDDFLLDGIVSYDRAEINDAYVGQINMLTASSFCGIAGQVWGHDLAAHNDIIEKKIKPVLEIDQYDGSKLHVYDAKPLLEAGIELFGTEKERRFTLLPGAHTICANKGVTAYRPKEDRPLKEGEAYGVWCFIALSLSADRDNCADLFIEDAGLWTKNDSAEDLKAFLEEHRKSVAWSVVSCGQDSHVLFERTYVGFAYTIMKPGEIGTSLTCAPYVSLARNAVPSQGFNSLNKISLKEWLKDRDLTSLVEKINKK, encoded by the coding sequence ATGGAAAAAGAAAGAAAAGTACGTGCACCAAGAATCGACAAAACAGCAATTAGTCCTTATGAAAACTACTGTGATGGATATGGAGCTCCAGGGGCTCAAGGAAATGGTTATGTTTCAGTTTTAAAAGTATCAGTTGGAACAGTTGAAAAAACAGATGACTTCTTACTAGATGGAATAGTTTCATATGATAGAGCTGAAATAAATGATGCTTATGTTGGACAGATAAATATGTTAACTGCCTCATCATTTTGTGGAATTGCAGGACAAGTATGGGGGCATGATTTAGCAGCTCACAACGATATTATTGAGAAAAAAATAAAACCAGTTTTAGAAATAGATCAATATGATGGTTCTAAACTACATGTTTATGATGCTAAGCCATTACTAGAAGCAGGAATAGAACTATTTGGTACAGAAAAAGAAAGAAGATTTACTCTTCTACCAGGAGCTCATACAATTTGTGCAAATAAAGGGGTAACAGCATACAGACCAAAAGAAGATAGACCTTTAAAAGAGGGAGAAGCTTATGGAGTATGGTGTTTTATAGCTCTATCACTATCAGCGGACAGAGATAATTGTGCAGATCTATTTATAGAAGATGCTGGACTATGGACAAAAAATGACAGTGCAGAAGATCTTAAAGCATTCCTAGAAGAACACAGAAAATCAGTAGCATGGTCAGTTGTAAGTTGTGGACAAGATTCTCATGTTTTATTTGAAAGAACATATGTTGGATTTGCTTATACTATAATGAAACCAGGAGAAATTGGAACATCACTTACTTGTGCTCCATATGTAAGCTTAGCTAGAAATGCTGTACCTTCTCAAGGATTTAATTCATTGAATAAGATCTCATTAAAAGAATGGTTAAAAGACAGAGATTTAACTTCATTAGTTGAAAAAATCAATAAAAAATAG
- a CDS encoding nitroreductase family protein → MDFLSRRTVRKYKDKPVEKEVIMELMKTALVAPSGRNRRPYEYVVVDDKELLQKLSVSKDGGAGFMADAPLAVVIFVHDTPTCLDDGAIASTVIQLKAHELGLGSCWIQTMGKVNSEGRSTEEVIKELLNVPAELKLHNMISLGYPDEEKPAYTESDVDLAKLHFNKF, encoded by the coding sequence ATGGATTTTTTAAGTAGAAGAACAGTGAGAAAGTACAAAGATAAACCAGTAGAAAAAGAAGTGATTATGGAGCTTATGAAAACTGCTCTAGTTGCTCCAAGTGGAAGAAATAGAAGACCTTATGAATATGTAGTTGTAGATGATAAAGAGTTACTACAAAAGCTTTCTGTATCTAAGGATGGAGGAGCTGGATTTATGGCAGATGCACCTTTAGCAGTTGTGATATTTGTACATGATACACCAACTTGTTTAGATGATGGAGCAATAGCTAGTACAGTTATCCAATTAAAAGCACATGAATTAGGTTTAGGTTCTTGTTGGATTCAAACTATGGGAAAAGTAAACAGTGAAGGACGTTCAACAGAAGAAGTTATAAAAGAGCTATTAAATGTACCTGCTGAATTAAAATTACATAATATGATATCATTAGGATATCCAGATGAAGAAAAACCTGCTTATACTGAAAGTGACGTAGATTTGGCTAAACTTCATTTCAATAAATTCTAA
- a CDS encoding prohibitin family protein has product MKKQIILGTFGFFIIILLFLFSTSFYTVKTGEVAIVSSWGKVSRIDREGLNFKIPIVQTKEIMEIRDKIYNFDDMSVSTKDMQSIILDLTVQSFVSDPEKLYRAFKGMHETNFIAPRTKEVVQASISKYTIEEFVSKRQELSNMIYQDLKDDFEAYGLAVSNVSITNHDFSMEYEKAIEAKKVAEQEVERTKFEQEKIRVEAENKVFLAEYKLKEKELQAKANEVESASLSPVLLQKMAIEKWDGKLPQVSGENTQPIIKLGN; this is encoded by the coding sequence ATGAAAAAACAGATTATATTGGGAACTTTCGGATTTTTTATAATTATCTTACTATTTCTATTTTCTACATCTTTTTATACAGTTAAAACTGGAGAAGTAGCAATAGTTTCAAGTTGGGGAAAAGTTTCAAGAATTGATAGAGAGGGATTAAACTTTAAAATTCCAATAGTTCAAACAAAAGAGATTATGGAGATAAGAGATAAAATATATAATTTTGATGATATGTCAGTAAGTACAAAGGATATGCAATCTATAATTTTAGATCTAACTGTACAAAGCTTTGTTTCTGATCCTGAAAAATTATATAGAGCTTTTAAAGGTATGCATGAAACAAACTTTATAGCCCCAAGAACTAAAGAGGTTGTACAAGCGTCTATTAGTAAATATACAATAGAGGAGTTTGTGTCAAAAAGACAGGAATTAAGTAATATGATTTATCAAGATTTAAAAGATGATTTTGAAGCTTATGGTTTAGCTGTTTCAAATGTTTCAATTACAAACCATGATTTCTCTATGGAGTATGAAAAGGCTATTGAGGCTAAAAAAGTAGCTGAACAAGAGGTTGAAAGAACTAAATTTGAACAGGAAAAAATAAGAGTTGAGGCTGAAAACAAGGTATTTTTAGCTGAGTATAAATTAAAGGAAAAAGAGTTACAAGCTAAAGCAAATGAGGTAGAGTCTGCCTCTCTTTCTCCAGTTCTTCTTCAAAAAATGGCTATTGAAAAATGGGATGGAAAACTGCCTCAAGTTAGTGGAGAAAATACACAACCTATTATTAAACTTGGAAATTAA